In a genomic window of Thalassotalea piscium:
- the hutH gene encoding histidine ammonia-lyase: protein MNDINKLNIVPGQLTLAQLRAVSKFDGIEYSLDESAFDGINKSAEAVQNVIKKNQVVYGINTGFGLLASTRIKEEELELLQRSIVLSHSAGYGEYMEDATVRLMMVLKINSLSRGYSGIRLEVIQALIALLNAEVYPCVPKKGSVGASGDLAPLSHMVLPLLGEGEVSYNDDIIPAVDGLKIAGLEPITLAAKEGLALLNGTQASTAFSLEGLFYAEDLFAAGVVIGSMSVEAALGSRAPFDDRVHQVRGQKGQIDAATAYRAILDDNSEIGSSHIDCEKVQDPYSLRCQPQVMGACLTQIRQAAEVLHVEANGVTDNPLVFANEGDFISAGNFHAEPVAMAADNLALAIAEIGSLSERRMALLIDANLSKLPPFLVENGGVNSGFMIAQVTSAALASENKTLAHPASVDSLPTSANQEDHVSMACFAGRRLTDMAENTTGVLAVEYLAAAQGLDFRAPLKGALKVEQAKAILREYVSFYDKDRYFAPDIAEAAGIIGEGDLNELIPTGLLPSFS, encoded by the coding sequence ATGAATGATATAAACAAGTTAAATATAGTACCGGGGCAATTAACCTTGGCACAATTACGTGCTGTTTCTAAGTTTGATGGCATTGAATATAGCTTAGATGAAAGTGCCTTTGACGGTATAAATAAAAGTGCAGAAGCCGTACAAAATGTCATTAAAAAGAACCAAGTAGTTTATGGCATTAATACAGGTTTTGGTTTATTAGCTAGCACTCGCATTAAAGAAGAAGAGTTAGAGTTATTACAACGATCTATTGTGCTTTCGCACTCAGCAGGCTATGGCGAATACATGGAAGACGCTACCGTACGCTTAATGATGGTATTAAAAATCAATTCATTATCTCGCGGTTATTCTGGCATTCGTTTAGAAGTTATTCAGGCGTTAATAGCGCTACTAAACGCAGAGGTTTACCCTTGCGTTCCTAAAAAAGGCTCTGTGGGTGCCTCTGGTGATTTAGCGCCTTTATCGCACATGGTATTGCCTTTATTAGGTGAAGGTGAAGTCTCTTACAATGATGACATTATTCCAGCGGTTGATGGATTAAAAATTGCCGGGCTTGAACCTATTACTCTTGCTGCCAAAGAAGGCTTAGCATTATTAAACGGTACACAAGCGTCAACAGCATTTTCATTAGAAGGGTTATTTTACGCTGAAGATTTATTTGCTGCAGGTGTAGTCATTGGGTCAATGTCTGTTGAAGCGGCATTAGGCAGTCGTGCACCATTTGATGATCGTGTACATCAAGTTCGCGGTCAAAAAGGTCAAATAGATGCGGCAACAGCTTATCGCGCTATTTTAGATGATAACTCAGAAATTGGTTCATCGCACATTGACTGTGAAAAAGTGCAAGATCCATACTCATTGCGTTGTCAGCCACAAGTAATGGGTGCATGTTTAACCCAAATTCGTCAAGCTGCCGAAGTATTACACGTAGAAGCCAATGGTGTTACAGACAACCCACTTGTATTTGCAAACGAAGGTGACTTCATTTCTGCAGGTAATTTCCATGCTGAACCTGTTGCCATGGCGGCAGACAACTTAGCGTTAGCCATTGCAGAAATTGGTTCATTGTCTGAGCGTCGTATGGCATTACTCATTGATGCTAACTTAAGTAAACTTCCACCATTTTTAGTTGAAAATGGCGGCGTAAACTCTGGTTTTATGATCGCACAAGTAACATCAGCAGCTTTAGCGTCTGAAAATAAAACCTTAGCGCATCCCGCTTCAGTTGACAGCTTACCAACATCAGCCAACCAAGAAGACCATGTGTCGATGGCGTGCTTTGCTGGTCGTCGTTTAACTGATATGGCCGAAAACACAACAGGTGTTTTAGCGGTAGAATACTTAGCTGCCGCACAAGGGCTAGACTTTAGAGCACCATTAAAAGGCGCACTAAAAGTAGAGCAAGCAAAAGCAATACTACGTGAATATGTGTCTTTCTATGATAAAGACAGATACTTTGCACCTGATATCGCAGAAGCAGCAGGTATTATTGGCGAAGGTGATTTAAATGAGTTAATACCTACCGGTCTACTACCTAGTTTTTCATAG